GCTCATCGGGATCGCTGTATTTACCTCTAAGATAACCTGCTTAGCCAAAGCCGCAAAAGTCGCTGAATTGCCCACAGAAGTCGTAGGAACAATACTTCCGTCAGATTCAATTGCTGCAACTTCCAGTACGGCAATGTCTACTTGAGGTAAATTCTTATTGTGCAGCAATTCTGCTGTTTCGCTTAGATGTTGATCAATAAACAATACATCTCCAGCATTTATTTTATTACGGAGAATACGATCGACCTGGAAAGGCATACGCTTGGATAGTGCTCCAGCCTCGGCCAATTTACCATCAGTGCCATGCCCTAAAGAAGCCCCAGTGATCAAGGTTATTTTCAATGGATCCACCTTAGCACGTTCGGCTAAAGCTGGTAATACAACCTTGCTATCTCCAGCCTTCGTAAAACCACTCGATCCAACCACCATTCCGTTTTGAAATAGTTTAGCAGCTTCCTCCCCTGTAATTACTTTATCATGTAAGCTTTGAACTTTTATTCTTTCGTAAGCCATAGTGTTATAATTTTATTTTATCCAGTTATTGTAAACTTAACAAATTGAAAGCTATTTAATATAAATTATCGAGCTCTACGCCAAACAATTTTAACATTTTTTCCAACGCTATTTTTATTGTCATGTGACACAAAATTATCCAAACACGACTAAGAAGACGCAATTGGTTAAAAATCAAAAATATACAACAAATCATAGCAAAAAAATAGTTTACATCACCTAGAATCATAATTTATATCATGCTGTAAATAAGTAACTTACTTAAAATAAAGCAAAATTAGAGTAAGTAAATACTAACTTTTCGGCTAAACAAAAACCGCTTTGACGTAAGTGTACGCTCACCTTTACCAACTATAAGGTGTGGTCTAGTAAAAAAGTCTTACCTTTGTCACATTGGATGATAGATTAAAATGAATACACAAGATATAACGACAGATGCAAAATATGTCAACCGCTATTACATGACGGAAGTAGACTCATTTGAAGATAGCATTTATTGTCACCACGCTATGATAGCGGAGCAATACATTTCCGAGCATCGCCACGATAAGGATCAATTTCTATATACCGAAGGCGGTGTGGTTTTTATCAAAACAGAGAAAAAGTCATATTTTTTACCAGCGCGTCATTATTTATGGATTCCTGCCGGTATTAAGCATAGTATTCATCCGAGCACACCTGAAGTCGTTATGCGTAATTTGTACTTTCCAAAAGCCAATAATGATGCTCCATTTTACAGCAAAATGGGAATTTATCCCGTAAATGATCTTTTGATAGAGCTTATCATGTTTACTAACCGTTGGAACGGCAATATATTTCCAGTTGAAGAACCTAAATACAGCATTGCTACAGCATTCAAACTTATTCTTCCAGAGTTATCCCTACATGAACTTCCATTAGCCCTACCCTATCCCAGTCACCATAAATTAAAAGATATAGTTACTTACCTTGAAGAAAATATAACGGAAAATGTCAACTTTAAAAAGCTTGCAGGATTATTTAATATCAGCGAACGCACATTAGCCAGATTGTTTCAAAAAGAATTAAATATGTCTTTTATCCAGTATTACACAATCCTCAGGATGCTGACGGCACTTAAGCTGCTCTTGGACGAAAAATTGAGTGTAAATGAAGTTGCACTCAAAGTGGGATACAATAGCTTACCCACATTTAGTAACACGTTCAATAAGGTTGTCGGTATCCGTCCCAGTGAATATGTCAAACAAAAAGAATTGCTTATTTAAAAATGTTTACCTAATTTAGGTCAATAAACCTAATTCAGGATGAAATTCAAACATATCATTTATAGTGCTGGAATTCTATTGCTTAGTACTAATCTATTTGCCAATGCTAAAGACAAAAAACCCAAGCCCATTCAATTATTTAATGGGAAAGACTTAAAGAACTGGACCCCTAAAATTAGAAATCACAAAGTTGGGGATAATTATAAAAATACATTTCGCGTAGAAGACGGATTACTTAAGGTGAGATATGATGGCTATGATAATTTCAATTTTCAGTATGGCCACCTGTTCTATAATAAAGAATTCTCTGCTTATCTATTACGTGTCACTTACAGATTTGTTGGTGAACAGGCGAATGGTGGAGAAGGCTGGGCCTGGCGTAACAGTGGGGCCATGTTACATGGACAAGATCCGAAAACCATGGGCGTAGATCAGGACTTCCCAATATCAATTGAAGGACAGCTGCTAGGCGGAAATGGCAAAGATGAACGGACCACAAGTAATCTATGCACCCCAGGTACAAACGTTGTTATGGACAACAAATTATTCACGCCACATTGCATCAGCTCAACATCCAAAACTTATGCCGGGGACCAATGGGTGACTGCGGATTTTTTGGTGCTGGGCGACTCTTTAGTACAGCATATTCTTGAAGACAAAGTAGTCTTACAGTATACTAAACCCCAAATTGGTGGCGGAAACGTAAGCGATTTTGACCCAAATGTAAAAAAAGATGGTCAGCTATTGACTAAAGGTACCATTTCACTTCAAAGTGAAAGTCATCCGATTGACTTCAAAAAGGTAGAGCTTTACGATTTAGAACCTTATATGAAAGATCCAAACAAATTGAAAAAGGTTATTGCCGAATTGCTGCCCAATTTGCACCAATAAGGTTTGCA
The genomic region above belongs to Sphingobacterium zeae and contains:
- a CDS encoding helix-turn-helix transcriptional regulator — translated: MNTQDITTDAKYVNRYYMTEVDSFEDSIYCHHAMIAEQYISEHRHDKDQFLYTEGGVVFIKTEKKSYFLPARHYLWIPAGIKHSIHPSTPEVVMRNLYFPKANNDAPFYSKMGIYPVNDLLIELIMFTNRWNGNIFPVEEPKYSIATAFKLILPELSLHELPLALPYPSHHKLKDIVTYLEENITENVNFKKLAGLFNISERTLARLFQKELNMSFIQYYTILRMLTALKLLLDEKLSVNEVALKVGYNSLPTFSNTFNKVVGIRPSEYVKQKELLI
- a CDS encoding 3-keto-disaccharide hydrolase; its protein translation is MKFKHIIYSAGILLLSTNLFANAKDKKPKPIQLFNGKDLKNWTPKIRNHKVGDNYKNTFRVEDGLLKVRYDGYDNFNFQYGHLFYNKEFSAYLLRVTYRFVGEQANGGEGWAWRNSGAMLHGQDPKTMGVDQDFPISIEGQLLGGNGKDERTTSNLCTPGTNVVMDNKLFTPHCISSTSKTYAGDQWVTADFLVLGDSLVQHILEDKVVLQYTKPQIGGGNVSDFDPNVKKDGQLLTKGTISLQSESHPIDFKKVELYDLEPYMKDPNKLKKVIAELLPNLHQ